Within the Kribbella aluminosa genome, the region GCCGGACGAACGCCGAGATCACCGACGAACTGGTGATCTCGCTGTCGACGGTGAAGTCGCACCTGGCCTCGATCCAGCGCAAGATCCAGGCCCGCAACCGGACCGAGATCGCTGTCTGGGCGTGGGAATCGGGCCTCGTGCGCTGACCGGCGCTGGACCTCAGCTCGCACGTACGCCGCCAGGCGGATCGAGCAGCGCCAGGAGAATCCGTTGCAGCTCAGCGCGGTCGTGCGGAGTGACCTGCGCCAGCCTCCGGTCGAACGCCTTCGCCAGTGCGGCGAATGCGCCGTCTCTCGCGGCCTCGCCGGCGTCTGTCAGCAGGAGCCGGTGCCGCCGCAGGTCCGCGTCGTCGATCTCGCGTCGCATGAACTCCTTGGCGACGAGGTTGCGCACGTAGGCCGTCACGCTCGCCTTGGGGATCACCAGCTTCGCCGCCAGCTCGGCCGGGTACGGCGAGGCAGCCACCTCGGCGAGCACGAAGAACTCCTTCGCCTCCAGCCCGAGCTCGGCCAGTTCGGCGCTGCAGGCGTCCAGCACGACGGTCAGCAGGCCATGGTTCAGCGTCCACAGCTGTGCGGCGTCAACGGGCACGTGAGCTCCTGTCGAGATGGTACGGACTTGGGCTAGTTCGATACTGTACTACTGATCATTTCGAACTTGCTGGATCTCGAACAGATCCTCCGTGAAGGGTGCCGTCAAATGCTGGAACACGTCACGATCCCCCGCGGGCCGATCGAGCTCGCGGCCGACCTCCACCTACCCGGCAACATCGACGAAGCCTCGCCGTTGCGCGCCGTCGTGCTCTCCACCCCGGGCAGCAGCGTGAAGGAACAGATCGGCGCGAACTATGCGTCCCGCCTGGCCGCCCGGGGTATCGCAGCGCTCGTGTTCGACCCCGCCCATCAGGGCCAGAGCGGTGGCGAGCCCCGCGACCTCGAAGACCCGTACCGCCGCGGCGAGGACATCTCCTACGCCATCGACACGCTCAGCAGGATCCCCGGAATCGACCCGCACCGCATCGGCGTGCTCGGCATCTGCGCCGGCGGAGGCTACGCGGTACACACCGCCCGCACCGACCACCGCATCAAGGCGGTCGGAACGGTTGTCCCCGGCAACATTGGCACGTCGTTCCGCAGCTTCCAGCCGGACGGCCCCGCGGCCGCGCTCGTCGCCCTGGCCGAAGCGCGCATCGAGGAGACGCGCACCGGCGAGCTGACCCGCGAGAACTGGCTGCCCGACACCCTCGAGCATGCCGCGGCAGCAGGCCTGATCGACATCGACACGACCCAGGCGATGACCTACTACCGGACCGAGCGGGGTGGGCACGAACGCTCGACGAACCGCCGCCTCTCCCGCGGCGACGCGCTGCTCCTCGGCTACGACGCCTATCACCTGGTCGACCAGCTCATGACCCAGCCGCTCCAGGTCATCCTCGCCGGCCGCATCGGCAACACCGGCTCCTACGAGTCCGGCATGCAGCTCTGGAAGTTGGCACCCAACCCGGTCGACCTGACGGTGATCGAGAACGCCGGCCACTACGAGATGTACGACGTGCCCGAGTACGTCGACGCCGCCGTCGATCGGCTTGTCGACTTCTACTCGGACCACCTGTAGATCGGCGGGCCGCCCCCGGACCCGGTCAGCGGGAGAGACATGCGATGAAAAGGTCGAGCAAAAGGTGACCTGCAGACACGAAGAAACCCAGGCCACCTACGTGACCTGAGCTTTTGTGCGCCGCCAGTCGCTGTTAGGTCGAGGTGCGCCGATAGACGCCGGTCAAGAAGGCCGCGCCACCTCGCGCAGGTACCAGGAGAATCGAATGCATTCGTTGACGTGTCTGAGGTGTCCGCCGAATCATGCAGCTTCATCGAAGCCCAGGGCGTCGCGCAGGTCGTGTGCGAAGCCTCGGTTCAGCTCTGGGTGCTTGTCCAGGTCGGGACAGAACATCAGGGCCACCAAGCGGATCTTCAGCGGGCCGGCCATGTGGCCGACGCCCTGTGCCACACGCCCGATCACACCGGCCGG harbors:
- a CDS encoding MarR family winged helix-turn-helix transcriptional regulator, giving the protein MPVDAAQLWTLNHGLLTVVLDACSAELAELGLEAKEFFVLAEVAASPYPAELAAKLVIPKASVTAYVRNLVAKEFMRREIDDADLRRHRLLLTDAGEAARDGAFAALAKAFDRRLAQVTPHDRAELQRILLALLDPPGGVRAS
- a CDS encoding alpha/beta hydrolase: MLEHVTIPRGPIELAADLHLPGNIDEASPLRAVVLSTPGSSVKEQIGANYASRLAARGIAALVFDPAHQGQSGGEPRDLEDPYRRGEDISYAIDTLSRIPGIDPHRIGVLGICAGGGYAVHTARTDHRIKAVGTVVPGNIGTSFRSFQPDGPAAALVALAEARIEETRTGELTRENWLPDTLEHAAAAGLIDIDTTQAMTYYRTERGGHERSTNRRLSRGDALLLGYDAYHLVDQLMTQPLQVILAGRIGNTGSYESGMQLWKLAPNPVDLTVIENAGHYEMYDVPEYVDAAVDRLVDFYSDHL